GCATCCCCCGGCGCCGGCCGACAGCTATGCCGAGGCCTTCCGGCAGGACCTGGGAGTCAATCCGGGGGAGTACCTGGTGCTGCAGCCGACGCGCGTCGTGCAGCGCAAAGGGATCGAGCATGCGATCGAGTTGGTAGACCGGCTGCCCGTGCCGGCACGCCTGATGGTGACCCACGCCAGTGGCGATGAAGGCTACGCCTATGAGCAGCATCTGCGCCGTATGGCGGAGCGTTTGGGCGTGCAGATGACCTTCGAGGACCGGTTGATCCGCAGCCAGCGTGGGCAGCTCGTGGATGGCCGCAGAGTCTATTCCCTGGCCGACGCCTACGCCGCCGCCGACCTGGTGACTTACCCCTCGACGCTAGAGGGCTTCGGCAACGCCTTTCTGGAGGCGGTGTACTACCGGAGGCCGCTGGTCGTCAATAACTACTCGATCTTCGCCACGGACATCCGGCCGAAAGGCTTTCGGGTGATCGAGTTCGACGGCTATATCTCCGATGAAACCGTCTGGTGGACAGAGCGCCTGCTGCAGGATCCGGCCATGACGAACGAGATGACCGAGCACAACTACCAGCTCGCCCGGCGCCATTATTCGTACGCCGTCCTTGAGCACCATCTGCGGGTGCTGCTGGCCAATGTCTTCGGCGAATCCTGACCGCGAGGGCCGGTCGATCGCAGGCCTGAGGCAAACGGCCCGACAAG
This Anaerolineales bacterium DNA region includes the following protein-coding sequences:
- a CDS encoding glycosyltransferase family 4 protein, whose amino-acid sequence is MTRAEKQRRIGFVATRFRGTDGVSLEAGKWIQVLESAGHRCFFLSGESDGNDGRDMVVPEMHFAHPEVREVYLTAFTSRVRPQEITARILRLKDLLRRAVAEFVDSLGIELLIVENALAIPLNLPLGLALTEYIAETGIPAIGHHHDMFWERKRFLVNCVWDYLNMSFPPHLPSIQHVVINSSASNQLSLRTGVSPVIVPNVMDFEHPPAPADSYAEAFRQDLGVNPGEYLVLQPTRVVQRKGIEHAIELVDRLPVPARLMVTHASGDEGYAYEQHLRRMAERLGVQMTFEDRLIRSQRGQLVDGRRVYSLADAYAAADLVTYPSTLEGFGNAFLEAVYYRRPLVVNNYSIFATDIRPKGFRVIEFDGYISDETVWWTERLLQDPAMTNEMTEHNYQLARRHYSYAVLEHHLRVLLANVFGES